In Acidobacteriota bacterium, the following proteins share a genomic window:
- a CDS encoding glycosyltransferase family 2 protein, which produces MNEAASVGDVVRGLAASARWREILVIDDGSTDETGAQAAAAGARVIRHPYNKGNGAAVKTGIRAATGEFLLIVDADGQHDPGDALRLVSRLGEFDLVVGARSSATQAGSVRRWGNAALNWLAGFLTERDIPDLTSGFRAARRSCLQEFIGLLPNGFSTPTTTTLSFIKAGYNVAFEPVHARQRQGASKIRLSKDGPKFLLIMLRVMTIFSPLRVFLPVAAAAFLLGFGYAVWTIATQRHVTNSSVLLIVLSVIVVLVGLVSEQISALRPDGRR; this is translated from the coding sequence ATGAACGAAGCCGCGTCGGTTGGCGACGTGGTCCGCGGCCTCGCCGCCTCGGCGCGGTGGCGCGAGATTCTGGTCATCGACGACGGGTCGACCGACGAAACGGGGGCGCAGGCAGCCGCCGCGGGCGCGCGCGTGATCCGCCATCCCTACAACAAGGGCAACGGCGCCGCGGTGAAGACCGGCATCCGTGCGGCGACCGGCGAATTCCTGCTCATCGTCGACGCCGACGGCCAGCACGATCCCGGCGATGCGCTGCGGCTGGTGTCGCGCCTCGGCGAGTTCGATCTGGTCGTCGGCGCCCGATCGAGCGCCACGCAGGCGGGATCGGTGCGCCGCTGGGGCAACGCGGCGCTCAACTGGCTCGCGGGCTTCCTGACCGAGCGCGACATTCCGGATCTCACGTCGGGATTCCGTGCGGCCCGCCGATCCTGTCTGCAGGAGTTCATCGGGCTGTTGCCGAACGGGTTCTCGACGCCGACGACGACGACGCTCAGCTTCATCAAGGCCGGCTACAACGTCGCGTTCGAGCCCGTGCACGCGCGCCAGCGCCAGGGCGCGTCCAAGATCCGCCTGTCGAAGGACGGCCCGAAGTTCCTCCTGATCATGCTGCGGGTGATGACGATCTTCAGCCCGCTGCGCGTGTTCCTGCCGGTGGCCGCCGCCGCCTTCCTGCTCGGGTTCGGCTACGCCGTCTGGACGATCGCGACCCAACGGCACGTGACGAACTCGTCCGTGCTGCTCATCGTGCTGTCGGTGATCGTGGTCCTCGTGGGCCTCGTCTCCGAGCAGATCTCCGCGCTCCGGCCCGATGGACGGCGGTGA
- a CDS encoding polyprenol monophosphomannose synthase: protein MTALVVLPTYNERLNLERVAAGILAHPFTRLMVVDDGSPDGTGQLADELAARSDGRIEVMHRTGPRGLGRAYIDGLTRALQTGADAIVQMDADLSHDPKYLPDLLAGLADHDLVIGSRYLHGVSVVNWPLHRIALSAFANRYIRAVTGLSPTDCTSGYRMWRREALAHMPLAAARTSGYAFLTEMLYAAGRAGLRIGEVPIVFVERQEGYSKVSRGVLFESLMTPWRLILRGGRVRRPR from the coding sequence ATGACGGCGCTCGTCGTGCTCCCGACGTACAACGAGCGGCTCAACCTCGAGCGTGTGGCGGCCGGCATCCTCGCGCATCCGTTCACGCGGCTGATGGTCGTCGACGATGGATCGCCGGACGGTACCGGGCAGCTCGCCGACGAGCTCGCCGCGCGATCCGATGGCCGGATCGAGGTGATGCATCGCACCGGACCGCGCGGGCTCGGTCGCGCCTACATCGACGGGCTCACGAGAGCGTTGCAGACGGGCGCCGACGCCATCGTCCAGATGGACGCCGATCTGTCGCACGATCCGAAGTACCTGCCCGACCTGCTGGCCGGGCTGGCGGACCACGATCTCGTCATTGGCTCGCGGTACCTCCACGGCGTCAGCGTGGTGAACTGGCCGCTCCATCGGATCGCGCTGAGCGCGTTCGCCAATCGCTACATCCGCGCGGTGACCGGCTTGTCGCCGACCGACTGTACGAGCGGGTATCGGATGTGGCGGCGCGAGGCGCTGGCCCACATGCCGCTCGCTGCCGCGCGCACGAGCGGCTACGCGTTCCTGACCGAGATGCTGTACGCCGCCGGCCGCGCCGGCCTGCGCATCGGTGAAGTGCCCATCGTCTTCGTCGAGCGCCAAGAGGGCTACTCGAAGGTCTCGCGCGGCGTCCTGTTCGAGTCGCTGATGACGCCGTGGCGGCTCATCCTGCGCGGCGGGCGCGTCCGCCGGCCACGCTGA